One window of the Arthrobacter sp. zg-Y919 genome contains the following:
- a CDS encoding SseB family protein — MEPDNTPEIPTMPLAHDDVEAPGAALEEAITAGREGRLSNREVMSVIWTSELLSVGRLAKNDDPSSFQAVVLKAPDADYSVAATFTSPDHIPQQLREAAPVIVKASGEATIRSIAAGYGMSVNPGHEVGLEIGPDVVASLVAASEQTTGQPEDQTEEPVRTERTDAEH, encoded by the coding sequence ATGGAACCGGACAACACCCCCGAGATCCCGACAATGCCGCTGGCCCATGACGATGTTGAGGCGCCCGGCGCGGCGCTGGAAGAAGCCATCACCGCCGGCCGCGAGGGACGGCTCAGCAACCGCGAGGTCATGTCAGTGATCTGGACCTCGGAGCTGCTCAGCGTGGGGCGGCTCGCGAAGAACGATGATCCGTCGTCCTTCCAGGCCGTGGTGCTGAAGGCACCCGATGCCGACTACTCCGTGGCTGCCACGTTCACCTCCCCGGACCACATCCCCCAGCAGCTGCGCGAGGCCGCGCCCGTGATCGTCAAGGCAAGCGGCGAGGCAACCATCCGCAGCATTGCGGCGGGATACGGCATGTCCGTGAACCCCGGCCACGAAGTAGGGCTGGAAATCGGCCCCGACGTCGTTGCCTCGCTGGTCGCAGCTTCTGAACAGACCACCGGTCAGCCGGAAGATCAGACGGAAGAGCCCGTCCGGACGGAACGCACGGACGCGGAGCACTAA
- a CDS encoding M4 family metallopeptidase — protein MASSICSIVPPYLLDRLAAADDPARATAAKAARRALTGIEGVEAARSVPHPVPSRSSGTALTPSLRRSVSDALGMEDLPGIVVRSEGGPATGDPAVDETYDGLGATYRLFGDAYGRSSLDGAGRSLEATVHYGRDYDNAFWDGSRMVLGDGDGEVFERFSKSLTVIGHELTHGLIQYTAQLDYRGQAGALNESVADVFGVLVEQKLLGQRAEEASWLVGEGLFTPLVQGHALRSLKAPGTAYDDDVLGKDPQPGSMEDFVDTAADNGGVHINSGIPNRAFYLVAAALGGYAWERAGQVWYDTITERNFPADATFAVFAGATLTAAEKRYGAGTEESTAVQAAWKEVNVLV, from the coding sequence ATGGCTTCGTCGATCTGTTCCATCGTTCCGCCGTATCTGCTGGACCGCCTGGCTGCCGCCGATGATCCCGCCAGGGCGACGGCGGCGAAGGCCGCCCGCCGGGCCCTGACCGGGATCGAGGGCGTGGAAGCGGCCCGTTCGGTACCGCATCCAGTCCCGTCCCGAAGTTCCGGTACGGCTCTCACGCCGTCGCTGCGCCGTTCCGTTTCCGACGCCCTCGGCATGGAGGACCTGCCGGGTATCGTGGTGCGGTCCGAGGGCGGGCCGGCAACGGGCGATCCCGCCGTGGACGAGACCTACGACGGACTCGGCGCCACCTACCGTCTCTTCGGCGATGCCTACGGCCGGTCCTCGCTTGACGGCGCAGGGCGGTCGCTCGAGGCCACAGTCCACTACGGGCGGGACTACGACAACGCCTTCTGGGACGGTTCCCGGATGGTGCTCGGCGACGGCGACGGCGAAGTCTTTGAACGCTTCAGCAAGTCGCTGACGGTGATCGGCCACGAGCTGACCCACGGCCTCATCCAATACACTGCCCAGCTGGACTACCGCGGCCAGGCCGGAGCCCTCAACGAATCGGTTGCGGACGTCTTCGGTGTGCTCGTGGAACAGAAACTGTTGGGCCAGAGGGCCGAGGAGGCCAGTTGGCTGGTGGGCGAAGGCCTGTTTACTCCACTGGTGCAGGGGCATGCGCTGCGGTCGCTGAAGGCTCCGGGCACTGCCTACGACGACGATGTGCTGGGCAAAGACCCCCAGCCGGGGTCCATGGAGGACTTCGTGGACACCGCGGCGGACAACGGTGGTGTCCATATCAACTCGGGGATCCCCAACCGCGCCTTTTACCTGGTGGCTGCGGCTCTGGGCGGGTATGCGTGGGAACGTGCGGGGCAGGTCTGGTACGACACAATCACCGAGCGTAATTTCCCTGCGGACGCGACCTTCGCGGTCTTCGCCGGTGCCACGCTTACGGCGGCGGAAAAACGGTACGGGGCCGGAACCGAAGAAAGTACTGCTGTGCAGGCCGCATGGAAAGAGGTTAACGTCTTGGTATGA
- a CDS encoding protealysin inhibitor emfourin, with product MKLVVVRSGGFAGMQRTWSTQVSSEEAQERWLPLLNDPPEVPDSEPDRFTYEISVGPAAVTIPERQVKGRWRELVDRARTGGEASGGEAADGKDAGEASGN from the coding sequence ATGAAACTGGTTGTAGTGCGCAGCGGCGGCTTTGCCGGCATGCAGCGCACCTGGAGCACGCAGGTCAGCTCCGAAGAGGCACAGGAGCGGTGGCTTCCGCTGCTCAACGACCCCCCGGAAGTCCCGGACAGCGAACCGGACCGCTTCACGTACGAGATTTCCGTGGGCCCCGCGGCCGTCACCATCCCGGAACGCCAGGTCAAGGGCAGGTGGCGCGAACTGGTGGACCGTGCACGCACCGGCGGCGAGGCATCCGGCGGCGAGGCAGCGGACGGAAAGGACGCCGGCGAGGCAAGCGGGAATTAG
- the dcd gene encoding dCTP deaminase, with amino-acid sequence MLISDRDIRAEIADNRIALDPYDPAMVQPSSVDVRIDRFFRLFDNHKYAHIDPSQDQPELTRLVEVAPDEPFILHPGEFVLGSTYEQVTLPDDIAARLEGKSSLGRLGLLTHSTAGFIDPGFSGHVTLELSNMATLPIKLWPGSKIGQLCFFRLSSPAEHAYGSGRYGNRYQGQRGPTASRSHLNFHRTDVSTAANDEDTAGVSAS; translated from the coding sequence GTGCTGATATCTGACCGTGACATCCGAGCCGAGATTGCCGATAACCGGATTGCCCTGGACCCCTACGACCCCGCAATGGTCCAGCCTTCCAGTGTCGATGTCCGCATCGACCGCTTCTTCCGGCTATTCGACAACCACAAATACGCCCACATTGATCCCTCGCAGGACCAGCCGGAGCTGACGCGCCTGGTGGAGGTGGCTCCGGACGAGCCCTTCATCCTCCATCCCGGCGAGTTTGTCCTGGGCTCCACCTACGAACAGGTCACCCTGCCGGACGATATTGCCGCGCGCCTGGAAGGGAAGTCCTCGCTGGGACGGCTGGGGCTCCTGACGCACTCCACCGCCGGCTTTATTGACCCGGGATTCTCCGGCCACGTCACGCTGGAGCTTTCCAACATGGCGACGCTGCCCATCAAGCTCTGGCCCGGCTCCAAGATCGGCCAGCTCTGCTTCTTCCGGCTGAGCTCTCCGGCGGAGCACGCGTACGGGTCCGGCCGCTACGGCAACCGGTATCAGGGCCAGCGGGGCCCGACGGCGTCGCGCAGCCACCTGAACTTCCACCGCACCGACGTCAGCACTGCCGCGAACGACGAGGACACGGCCGGCGTCAGCGCCTCCTAA
- the kynA gene encoding tryptophan 2,3-dioxygenase: MSPNENTRSLEAGIERDFSDKMSYGSYLALDELLSAQHPVSRPEHHDEMLFIIQHQTSELWLKLVLHELLAVRARLAADDLRSAMKGIARIKHIQRSLTEQWSVLATLTPSEYSEFRDDLGASSGFQSYQYRAVEFLLGNKNEAMIAVFAADPEAQDLLSRVLSQTSIYDEFIRYLARRGYAVAPELLDRDVTQAHVYDESLLAVYKYVYENPASNWDVYEACEELVDLEDNFQLWRFRHVKTVERTIGMKRGTGGSSGASFLRRALELTFFPELYAVRTEIGR, from the coding sequence ATGAGTCCGAACGAGAACACCCGCAGCCTCGAAGCAGGCATTGAACGGGATTTCAGCGACAAGATGAGCTACGGCTCCTACCTTGCCCTCGATGAGCTGCTGTCCGCGCAGCATCCCGTGAGCCGTCCGGAGCACCATGACGAGATGCTCTTCATCATCCAGCACCAGACCTCGGAACTGTGGCTGAAGCTCGTCCTGCACGAGCTGCTTGCCGTGCGTGCCCGGCTGGCGGCTGATGATCTGCGGTCGGCCATGAAAGGCATCGCCCGGATCAAGCACATCCAGCGCTCGCTGACGGAGCAATGGTCGGTGCTGGCCACGCTGACCCCGTCCGAATACTCCGAGTTCCGTGACGACCTGGGCGCCTCCAGCGGCTTCCAGTCCTACCAGTACCGTGCCGTGGAGTTCCTGCTGGGCAACAAGAACGAAGCGATGATTGCCGTCTTCGCGGCCGATCCGGAGGCCCAGGACCTGTTGTCCCGGGTGCTCTCCCAAACCAGCATCTACGACGAGTTCATCCGCTACCTGGCCCGCCGCGGCTATGCAGTGGCACCGGAACTGCTGGACCGTGACGTGACGCAGGCCCATGTGTATGACGAGTCGCTGCTGGCGGTCTACAAGTACGTCTACGAGAACCCCGCCTCAAACTGGGACGTGTACGAGGCCTGTGAAGAGCTGGTGGATCTCGAGGACAACTTCCAGTTGTGGCGTTTCCGACATGTGAAGACAGTGGAACGCACCATCGGCATGAAGCGCGGAACCGGCGGTTCCAGCGGAGCCAGCTTCCTGCGCCGCGCCCTGGAACTGACGTTTTTCCCTGAGCTCTATGCGGTGCGGACGGAAATCGGCCGCTAG